Proteins encoded in a region of the Populus nigra chromosome 3, ddPopNigr1.1, whole genome shotgun sequence genome:
- the LOC133688259 gene encoding ACT domain-containing protein ACR2-like, producing MKNVCWPYFDPDFDNLSERIYGPTCRVCIDNESMEDCTVVKVDSVNKQGLLLEVVQVMTDLNLFISKSYISSDAEWFMDVFHVQDEQGKKLRDQNVINCIQQAIGTTRESTQSPPKARAYTNNFSKADHSNEHTAIEMSGTDRPGLFSEISATLADLHCNIVEAHAWSHNACIACVAYISDQSSHTPIEDPHRLASIEDHLITVLRANMEPSISTGPFQIKNREVKTRGFLGGEGTMTNVERRLHQLMLSVRDFDGPRSSSEMNITERGTKMAVSIENCDQKGYSIVSIECKDRPRLMFDIVCTLTDMQYVIFHASVASHDGRAFQEYFIRHDDGYPLNTESEKQRVIKCLEAAIERRVCEGVWLKLCAENRVGLLSDITRVLREHGLAVVRADIATKGKNAVNAFYVRDVSGNEVDMGFIKSMKKEMGLIDLEVKNDNKTRRTNISSHERHHFSLGDLLKSQLERFSHNFIAIN from the exons ATGAAGAATGTTTGTTGGCCTTACTTTGATCCTGATTTTGATAATCTGTCTGAGAGGATATACGGGCCCAC TTGTAGAGTTTGTATTGACAATGAAAGCATGGAAGATTGCACGGTAGTGAAGGTGGATAGCGTAAATAAGCAGGGCCTCCTCCTGGAGGTTGTGCAAGTTATGACAGATTTGAATCTCTTCATCTCAAAAAGCTATATTTCCTCTGATGCCGAGTGGTTCATGGATG TTTTTCATGTACAAGATGAGCAAGGCAAGAAACTTAGAGATCAAAATGTTATTAACTGTATCCAGCAG GCTATAGGAACAACAAGAGAGAGTACTCAAAGTCCCCCTAAAGCAAGAGCATATACCAACAATTTTTCCAAAGCCGACCATTCAAACGAGCATACGGCCATTGAAATGTCAGGAACCGATAGGCCTGGACTCTTCTCCGAGATATCAGCTACCTTGGCAGATCTTCATTGCAACATTGTGGAAGCCCATGCTTGGAGCCACAATGCTTGCATAGCTTGTGTCGCGTACATTTCCGATCAATCCTCTCACACCCCAATCGAAGACCCCCACCGCTTAGCCTCCATCGAGGATCATCTAATCACAGTGCTCCGTGCCAACATGGAGCCAAGCATTAGTACTGGACCATTCCAAATCAAGAATCGAGAAGTGAAAACCAGGGGATTTCTTGGAGGGGAAGGCACCATGACCAACGTAGAAAGGAGGTTGCATCAACTCATGCTTTCAGTAAGGGATTTTGATGGGCCTAGAAGCTCATCCGAAATGAATATCACCGAAAGAGGGACGAAGATGGCTGTTTCGATCGAGAATTGTGACCAAAAAGGGTATTCAATTGTTAGCATAGAGTGCAAGGATCGGCCAAGACTCATGTTCGATATCGTATGCACACTAACTGACATGCAATATGTGATTTTCCATGCTTCAGTTGCCTCTCATGATGGCCGTGCATTTCAA GAATACTTTATTCGACATGACGATGGATATCCACTTAACACAGAAAGTGAGAAACAACGGGTAATAAAATGCCTAGAGGCTGCCATAGAGCGTCGAGTTTGTGAG GGTGTTTGGCTGAAGTTATGCGCAGAAAATAGAGTAGGGCTACTATCGGACATAACTAGGGTTCTCCGAGAACACGGACTCGCGGTCGTTCGAGCAGATATagcaacaaaaggaaagaacgCAGTGAACGCTTTCTATGTAAGAGACGTCTCAGGGAATGAAGTTGATATGGGATTCATCAAGTCAATGAAGAAAGAAATGGGTCTAATTGATCTTGAAGTCAAGAATGATAACAAAACGAGAAGAACAAATATTAGCTCACATGAAAGGCATCATTTCTCTCTTGGAGACTTGCTCAAATCTCAACTTGAACGATTTTCTCACAACTTTATTGCAATAAATTAA